In a single window of the Brachionichthys hirsutus isolate HB-005 chromosome 18, CSIRO-AGI_Bhir_v1, whole genome shotgun sequence genome:
- the vgll2b gene encoding transcription cofactor vestigial-like protein 2b isoform X2: MSCLDVMYPAYGRYAPYAPTAPAFLNSLQAPIGLTRPSSHCRDFIDTPRGPGGMSGGPGNGGSTSSSCSSSSSSSSYTPVALRSEDGPKEKQEAPEAEYLTSRCVLFTYYQGDISSVVDEHFSRALSTYMEGEGKRRASDHHGTDTPSPSSRRSFPPSFWDSNYSSPQSRSHCETGALPYSMDPYTSGLHPGLPHPHVHPHPHAHPHSHPHPPESWPYPQAQAYGPPRPIHELYSPSALDPHYGPLLMPTVRPPHLSALPSHYEVSKMEPSPSWPSLLPPGDVGQTLALNMDAGLQQHKKAKELYWF, encoded by the exons ATGAGCTGTTTGGATGTTATGTACCCAGCCTATGGACGTTACGCACCGTACGCACCGACTGCTCctgcttttttaaatagctTACAG GCTCCCATAGGTCTGACCAGACCTTCTTCTCACTGCCGGGATTTTATAGACACTCCCAGGGGTCCCGGGGGGATGTCTGGGGGTCCAGGCAATGGAGGATCAACTTCCTCCTCATGTTCATCTAGTTCATCCTCGTCCTCCTACACCCCTGTGGCTTTGAGGTCAGAGGATGGCCccaaggagaagcaggaggccCCTGAGGCAGAGTACTTGACTTCTCGCTGTGTCCTCTTCACTTATTACCAGGGAGACATCAGCAGCGTTGTGGATGAGCACTTCTCAAGGGCCCTCAGCACCTACatggagggagagggaaaaCGGCGAGCATCAGACCACCATGGCACAG ATACCCCCTCACCAAGCAGCCGACGAAGCTTCCCCCCATCCTTCTGGGACAGTAACTACTCCTCACCGCAGAGCCGCTCTCATTGTGAGACCGGTGCTCTTCCCTATTCCATGGACCCATACACCTCAGGGTTGCACCCGGGCCTACCCCACCCACACGTCCATCCCCACCCGCACGCCCATCCCCACTCGCACCCTCATCCACCAGAGAGCTGGCCGTATCCCCAGGCCCAAGCCTACGGGCCCCCGCGGCCTATCCATGAACTGTACTCACCCTCGGCTTTGGATCCCCACTATGGGCCTCTGCTAATGCCCACAGTGAGGCCACCTCATCTCTCTGCCTTACCAAGCCACTATGAAGTGAGCAAGATGGAGCCCTCCCCCTCCTGGCCAAGCCTCCTTCCACCAGGAGACGTCGGCCAGACGCTGGCTCTCAACATGGATGCAG
- the vgll2b gene encoding transcription cofactor vestigial-like protein 2b isoform X1 — MSCLDVMYPAYGRYAPYAPTAPAFLNSLQAPIGLTRPSSHCRDFIDTPRGPGGMSGGPGNGGSTSSSCSSSSSSSSYTPVALRSEDGPKEKQEAPEAEYLTSRCVLFTYYQGDISSVVDEHFSRALSTYMEGEGKRRASDHHGTDTPSPSSRRSFPPSFWDSNYSSPQSRSHCETGALPYSMDPYTSGLHPGLPHPHVHPHPHAHPHSHPHPPESWPYPQAQAYGPPRPIHELYSPSALDPHYGPLLMPTVRPPHLSALPSHYEVSKMEPSPSWPSLLPPGDVGQTLALNMDAGNRSIVSGFNAILFGLCKCPFIAL, encoded by the exons ATGAGCTGTTTGGATGTTATGTACCCAGCCTATGGACGTTACGCACCGTACGCACCGACTGCTCctgcttttttaaatagctTACAG GCTCCCATAGGTCTGACCAGACCTTCTTCTCACTGCCGGGATTTTATAGACACTCCCAGGGGTCCCGGGGGGATGTCTGGGGGTCCAGGCAATGGAGGATCAACTTCCTCCTCATGTTCATCTAGTTCATCCTCGTCCTCCTACACCCCTGTGGCTTTGAGGTCAGAGGATGGCCccaaggagaagcaggaggccCCTGAGGCAGAGTACTTGACTTCTCGCTGTGTCCTCTTCACTTATTACCAGGGAGACATCAGCAGCGTTGTGGATGAGCACTTCTCAAGGGCCCTCAGCACCTACatggagggagagggaaaaCGGCGAGCATCAGACCACCATGGCACAG ATACCCCCTCACCAAGCAGCCGACGAAGCTTCCCCCCATCCTTCTGGGACAGTAACTACTCCTCACCGCAGAGCCGCTCTCATTGTGAGACCGGTGCTCTTCCCTATTCCATGGACCCATACACCTCAGGGTTGCACCCGGGCCTACCCCACCCACACGTCCATCCCCACCCGCACGCCCATCCCCACTCGCACCCTCATCCACCAGAGAGCTGGCCGTATCCCCAGGCCCAAGCCTACGGGCCCCCGCGGCCTATCCATGAACTGTACTCACCCTCGGCTTTGGATCCCCACTATGGGCCTCTGCTAATGCCCACAGTGAGGCCACCTCATCTCTCTGCCTTACCAAGCCACTATGAAGTGAGCAAGATGGAGCCCTCCCCCTCCTGGCCAAGCCTCCTTCCACCAGGAGACGTCGGCCAGACGCTGGCTCTCAACATGGATGCAGGTAACCGCTCCATTGTGTCAGGCTTTAATGCAATACTGTTTGGATTATGCAAGTGTCCCTTTATTGCACTTTAA